Proteins co-encoded in one Octopus bimaculoides isolate UCB-OBI-ISO-001 chromosome 7, ASM119413v2, whole genome shotgun sequence genomic window:
- the LOC106873893 gene encoding transmembrane protein 53: protein MALFTLRVFNQILSTRSKLLLCRPTLVSFISGYKVDTNIEFKKSKVPLAFHTAHGTGPPLVLMLGWMFARSHHLTKYSNIYCSKGYDVLQISVNPLQVLVPSRAQSFVEKIFDLLEKEDCINKPIIVHGFSVGGYIYGEMLVKMDNEPKKLAALGKRIVGQVFDSPVDKDRVAYGMSVNIGKNYFSQRLIFHLLNQYLKIFKKSVTDHFSKANHAFIRNARRIPTLLLYSYKDSIANPEVIESTISLWENDGIPVLYKSWNDTKHVSHLQKYPEEYIEILLTFLDRLPLICDSNDNCKTDEADDIPARSSTSLP, encoded by the coding sequence TTGCTTCTATGTCGGCCTACATTGGTGAGTTTCATATCTGGCTACAAAGTTGACACAAATATAGAATTTAAGAAATCAAAAGTTCCTTTAGCATTCCACACTGCTCATGGAACCGGGCCTCCTCTTGTGTTAATGCTTGGCTGGATGTTTGCTCGCAGTCACCATCTAACGAAATACAGCAACATTTACTGTAGTAAAGGCTATGATGTGTTACAAATCAGTGTAAACCCTCTACAAGTTCTTGTACCTAGTCGAGCACAAAGTTTTGTTGAAAAGATTTTTGATCTTTTAGAAAAAGAAGACTGTATAAATAAACCTATTATTGTGCATGGATTCTCAGTGGGTGGTTACATTTATGGGGAAATGCTTGTGAAAATGGATAATGAACCAAAGAAACTTGCAGCCCTCGGTAAACGTATTGTTGGTCAGGTTTTTGATAGTCCAGTAGATAAAGATCGAGTGGCATATGGTATGTCggtaaatattggaaaaaattatttttctcagaGACTAATCTTCCATCTATTAAACCAATACTTGAAAATCTTCAAAAAATCTGTGACTGACCATTTTTCTAAAGCCAACCATGCTTTCATACGAAATGCACGAAGGATTCCTACTctgttattatattcatataaagattCTATTGCAAACCCTGAAGTGATTGAGAGTACTATATCTTTGTGGGAAAATGATGGAATTCCTGTCCTTTACAAGTCTTGGAATGATACCAAACATGTTAGCCACTTGCAGAAATATCCTGAAGAATATATTGAGATTTTATTAACTTTCTTGGACCGTTTGCCTCTAATCTGTGATTCAAATGACAATTGTAAAACTGATGAAGCAGATGATATACCAGCTCGTTCGTCCACTTCATTACCTTGA